A window of Thermoproteus sp. genomic DNA:
GCCAGTGCCCAGCAGATACGCCAACGTTTTGTTGTGGTCGGCGCCGACCTCCCTACACCTCTCTATGAAGGACGAGACCTCCTCGCCGTCCTTAAGCTCGACCTCCAAGAGTGCCGTCGAGTCGAGCCTCAAAGTGCCCTTTATGACCATCTCCAGCTCCTCATGTATTGCGGCTATCCTGCCGAAGGCATCTATCAAGACCCCTAGCTCCTCCATGACCTTCCTCACCGCCGAGCTCAACTCCTCGTCGTCATAACGTCCAGCAACTCTGTCCAGCTCCCTAAGGGCCTTGGCGAGATCTCTTACGACGTCCACAACCTAAGAACTCTGTCGAGTGTATTAGGGTGAGTTTTAATTAAGAATCTAAGTTTGGAATATGTCGGATATAATACGTCCTCGACCACCTCATTCCACCCCACCTTCAAGAGACCTGTAGCCAAATGTATAGAATTGGCGTATCTATCCGCCTCATATTCGTATAGGCGTATGAGCGACGTATATAGAAATGATGCTCCAATTAGATGTATTCCAATTAAATATAAAGATATATTTGAGTATATATAGTTTATTAAATATACCCTCAAGATGAATTCACTTATTAGAAATATGAGAATTTTATACATATGACGAAGTTTTATATGGCCTTCTTCATGCTTTAAGGCCGCCTCTAACTCCTCAGGCGTCAACTTGGCCAGAAGTCCTGTCGTGACCATGATGATGCTCCCAAATGGCGTCTGAAACGACATGGCGTTTGCGATGCGATCTTTGACCACACATATGCCTTTCGCCCTGAAGTGATAGGATTCGTATTCGCCTAAAATTTCTGGATTTTCTAAAATTTTCTTTTTATTTCTCCTTAAAAAATCAATATCATTATGTTTTGTTTTAATTATTGTTATATAATCTGCATTAATGCATTTACTTTTTAAATAGAAAAATATGGCGAAGTAGCTAGCCAATATGGCCGTAATGCCGATTGCCAGCTGGAGCTCTGTATGGTGTAGGATAAACGCGGGGGGGACCGACAACATGAAGGGCAGTAGGAGAAATAGGGGGCTCAACTTTATCTCTTGGGGCTCCACAAGCCTTCCGGACTTCCAGACGCCAATGATGGCAGCGTTGTGCCTGTCGTCTCTAATTAGTTGTTTTAGGTAGAGGAGGTAGGCCGCCCGCTCTTTTAGGCCTTTAAGTCTCGGCCTCTTTACGTCTATAGCCTCCCCGTCGACTAGAAGGACTCCATTTCTGACCTCTAGGCGTTGCGCCAGCCTCTCTAGGTCGCCCACCTATAAAAGGCGCCTCGGCTAATAAATGGGTAATTACTACTGTAGTTTTTCGGACTCCAATATCTCCAATACCTTGTCGGTTTCGTATTTCTCCAAGAGGTCCCAGAGCTTGCCGCTTCGATAGAGGCCGTAGACTTTGCCCCTAGCGCTCCTCTTGATGACGGCAATATAGCCGCGATGGACGAGCTCGTCGAGGAAGCCCCTAATCATTACTGTCTTGGCCCTTATGTCTTTTCTGCTATATATACTTAAATCTTGCGCTATTTTAGATGGCCGAAATGTAATTAAATTTCCCTTTGCATTGCGCGTCTGATCTTGCAGAAATTGTATAGTTATCCTTTTTATCACATAGGAGTCGAGCTTTTCGGAATATTTGTAAATTGTACGAAAGCCTTCCATAGAGTATTAGAATACACCTCTTATTTATGCGTTTCTTTTCTGTTCATTTTAGTTAGATTCTCTAAAAAAATAATTTTTTCTCTTAATTCATAAATATTTCTCTCAATATATGCTAACTTATAATTTAAGTAATTTAGATATATTAAACATGGCTCTAATTCGTCGATCTCTACGCCTAGGTTCTTCAGTATCGCTTTGATTCGTTCAATGTATTCTTTAAATTCGCCCGACATTAAAAGAATTTATATATCTTATATATTTTATCATTTATTATTATTGATGAATGATTTATGTTTAATTTATATGAGATATGGGGCTTTACGATAATTATATTTGTATGTGCCATGATGTCCTCAGAAGGCAGGGTGTTAGTGACGAGGATGGCCCTTATGCCGTATTTCGCCATTTCTGTAACTATATGCTTTATTATGTTCATCGATAATACATTTTGAGCTTCATCTATTATAACAATTAATTCAATATTTTTTGTTATTTTATTTTTCCTAAAATGGTTGTATATAAACGTCAATATTAACGATGAGATTAGTACCTTCTCTTCGACAAGCGAAAGGCCCGATAGATCCAACACTACATTTCCCCTATACCTAAAGAGGAGGGGTATGGGCACCTTCCCCTGGCTTAATGCATCTAGGATATATTCCAGGCGCCTCAACACAGCGGCCTTCATCTCCGTCTCGCTTTTAGTTGTAGTCAGGTACGAGTCTATGGCGGCTAGGAGGTCTTCCGGCCTCTCTATCTTGTAGTCTTTTATAGACCTATACATAAAGTATATAGATGGCTCGTTTAGGTTCAGCGAGAGCCCTATCAGCTCCACTAGGATTTTCTTATTGAGGCCAGACACGTCTATTCTCAACTTAGCCGCTGGGACCTTGAGGCCTATGTCGTACTCGCCGTTCCAGTCCAGCACCAACGTCTTCTTCCTGCTCCTCCTGGCTATCTTCTTGGCTAGGGTGGTCTTGCCGGACCTCGTAGGCCCCATTATCGTTATGTGTTTGTCCAGCGGCATGTAGACTACGCCGCCCGAGCCGAGCCCTACCGGCACCTCGCCGTCTCTCCACAAATAGGCCGCGGCGGCTGTGGAGATCAAGGCCACGAGGAGGGGGTCCATCACCTCTTAGGGGTCTCTCTCAACGTCGCCGATGAGTAGAACCATTGGGGCATGGCCCATCTATATCGCCAGAACCTATCGTCCACCGCGACTATATACTTCTCTTTTTTCTCTAAATCCCGCATGGCCCTGCCCATAGCCTGTATGGAGTTGCTAATTGCGCTGAAGAGGAGGACGTACTTAAAGCCGTTGTAGCCCAGCTCGCCTATCAGCCTCATTTTTGATTTAAGCCAGGGGTCTTTGATGTTGGGCAACGGAAATCCGATCAACACCGCAGCGTCGACATCTATATTCAAGCCCTCGGCAAGAGGGCTACCGAAATATGTCAGGACTATATGAGGCAGATCTCCCAGCGGCCTGTCCGACAGCGGTAAGCCCTTAAGTCTCCTCTTGTAGTACTCAAATAACTCTTTATTTGGGACAAATACAATTACTTTATTAGACTTAAATATACTTTGAATAATTTCTCTTATTAAATCTACAACATATTTCTTCATTCTATTTTTGTATCTTATTTCTACTGGATATATATCTATAATTAAATTATCAAAAAATATATTATCTCTATTTATATATTTTATATTAAGCAATTCGATGAACATATCAGAGAAAGGCCTCGTTATTGATGCGCTTGCGAGCACCACATCTCGTCCGCCTAGTAGTCTCCCGACTACTGGCAACAACAAGCATTTCCGCAACGATTCGTCGCATAGGCGTGTTGACGGCAAGTCCTTCTCTACGGCCAAGTCGTGGAGTAGTAAGTTGTGGGCCTCGTCCACAACTATGAGCTCTGCGTCTCGAAGCAAGTCGGCTATAGACGAGAGGTACTCTTGACTTTCTAGATAGGAAAGGGGCAGGACCGTTATCTTGCTCTGTCTGCCCAGGGCTTGTAGGTACTCGTAGGGACACACGCCCGAGTCGTAAATCTCCTCGATCTTCGCGAATCTCCTATCTATATATTTATAGCGGGCTTTACATATGCCTTTTTCCCTCAACGCCGAGCATTCAGCCACCGTCTTGGCGCCGAATTTACATAACGCCGAGCGGCCGAACATCAAGGACGCGGTCCCGCCGTATGAGGCTATGTAGGAATATATCTGAAACGCCTCCATATGGGACCTGACGAAGAACACGGCGGGACCGCCGTGTTCTACAGCAATTTTCGCCAGCCTCCTGCTCTTGCCGAATCCAGGCGGCGCCTGTAGTAATATCCTCACGAAGTAGGGAGGTCTTTAAGACCTCCTGTTCACGCCTTCTCTACTTCCTCTAAGAGGCGCTTTATGGTACTCCCCAATTTGCTCTCTGCTATCTCTTCCAGCTCGAGGCAGTTGCGTAAGATATTAGAGAAAAAGGCCTTTGCCACCTCTCTATCTCTTTCCTTCAGCGTCCTGAACTTCTCCATCAAGTCTCCCGTGAATATCTGTTCCACCTTAGAGGGGTCCTCCAAAATTAAATGTTCCAAATCTCTTAGCTCCTCCACCAAGTCGTCCAGGAAGTTCACAAATTCTGCAGGTTTGTTGGCTATATCTATATTGACGTAGGCCCTATTTACGCAATACCTAACGAAACGGTATTGGAGCGCCTTTATGGGGTCCATTACTGCTTGAGCTTGACCACAACAGTGCCGTCTTCCCGCTTCTCTAAGACCACGTCCAAATAGCGCGGAGGTCTCTCCCTGCTCCTGGACCAGACGTATAGGTTCACCGCAGTGTCTATTTTGACCTTCTTGACGTCGACCTTCATGTGGCGCGCCGCAAATTCCCTAATTATGCCTATAGCCCTTTTAGCCCTCCTAGGGCGGGCCGCCCAATAGGCCCTCTTTAGGCTTATCCTATATTCCCTAGACGCCACGACCTTGGCGCCCTCGGACATGGCCTTCAGCTACCAGCCCCTTTTTAAGCCTTGAGCTTGGCCCTCCTCCAGTGGCGCCTAGCGGGCGATCTAAGAACCCTATTCTTCGTCTTGAGCCTCACCCACACCGGCGGGTCCCTATTGGACTTCAAGGCGGCGGCCAGCCTGACCTTTTTACCTAAGGCCTTATTACGCGCCATAGGCCACACGAGCTACGCCCTTTTTAAATGTTGTAGTCCTTAAAACCGGAACCTATACTCCCTCCTGCTCTTCTCGTAGAGCTCCGCCAAAATCTGCTTCAAGTCCTCGTCGGAGATAGGCAGTTTAACCCTCCCACTACTCGCGAGGGCTATGAGCTGTTGCTCCAACGCCTCGACAAGCTCCGGCCTCACAATTCTGAGGTTGTCGAGACGGGCGAGGGCCTCCGGCGTCAATATCCTCTTGAGGGCCAGGCGGCGCTGAGCGGCCAGCTCCTCCGCCCGCCTCCGCATCTCGGCCTGTTCCTGTAACTCGCGGAGCTTCTTCTCCCGAAGCCTCTCCAGCTCTTCGTCGTTGCCCTCCTCGGCCATTACTCCCTAGGTGGAGCCAAATATTTGGCCAATTCGGGCCGCGTCTTCACTAGATCTTTCGCTATCTTGGTGGCGATCCTATCGACGAGGGATCTGCCCTCCGGCGTTAAGACCCTGCCCCTCTTGGTCCTGGCCACTATGCCGGCCTGTTCAAGTTGGTGGAGTATCTTCCTAATTATGGCCCCTCCGGCCTTTCTAGTACGTTCGCTTCTCATTCCCTGCCCCACCTTGGCCCTATAGCCGTAGTAGGTCCGCAGGCGCGAGAGGCCGACAGGCCCGTCGAGATAAAGCCTTCTGATTATGGAGGCGGCCCTTATGTACCACCAGTCCTCGTCGGCAGGAGGCCTGTCCTTATTGGCGCCGGTTTTTACGTACATCCACCACACTGGAGGCTTCACTTGAGTCGTATTGGTCTTTAGGTAGTTGGCCAGCTCCTTTATCAATAGGTCAGCCGGGACGTCTTTTACCGAAACCACGTCACGCCCTTAAAATCGCTATTTAAAGCTTTCCTCCTTGCCGAAAGACTTTTATATGGAGTTCCCATTAGCGGGCCAATGCGTTTCTGTCCACGAGACGGCTCCCTTCTGGTCCCCACTAGGAAGGGCGAAACTACAGTGCTCAAGTGTCCCAAATGTGGCTACGAGGAACCCATAAACGACGCGACGAAATCGGCGTATAGGGCTAGGTCGGTCGTGGAGAAGAAAAACGAGATACTGGTGGCCAGCGCCGTAGCTGAGACTCTGCCTAAGACCAAAGCGGTCTGCCCCAAATGCGGCAACGAGGAGGCCTACGTCTGGATGCAACAGACCAGAGCCGCAGACGAGCCCCCCACTAGGTTTTATAGATGTACTAGATGTGGGCACACCTGGAGGGAATACGCCTAGGTATTACCTTCAAAGCTTATATTTAACGGAGCTGTTGTCGACATGGCTAAATACGTCATAACGTATACAGACGCCAAGGAGTGGTCCTACATCCTTGACTCCATAGCCGTCTTGGTGGAAGAGGCGGCGTTTATATTCAGACAAGACGGCATGGCGTTGAGGTCCCTGGACCCCTCCAGGACCGCAATGGTTGACCTCTTTGTGCCCAAAGAGGCCTTCGAGGAATATCCGGAGCTCCAATCGGACCTGAGGGTCGGAATAAACTTTAAGGACTTCAAGAAGCTCCTCAGAAGGCTCAAAAAGGGCGATAAGATATCCCTAGAGGTCGAGGAGTCCAAGTTGAGAGTTAAGCTGATAGGCAAGTCCACCCGCTCGATCACGTTGCCGCTGTTGGAGACCGCTGTGGAGGAATTGCCGACCCCCAAGGTCGTATACACAGCGATGGTCAAAACAGCCAGCGACGTGTTAAGCCAAGCATTGAAGGACGCAGACGCCGTAGCCGACTCGGTCAAGTTCGACGTGGACGAAGAGGCGCTCTACATAAGGGCTTCAAGCGACAGAGGGGAGGTGGAAGTCAAACTGGACAAGGGCGGGGAACTGGTCTACGAGTTTGACGTCAAGGAGCCTGCCAGCGCCACCTTCTCGTTGGAGTACCTAGTGGACATATCGAGCAAGGCGTCTAAAGTCAGCGATATAGTCACCATAGAGCTCGCCACGGCCAAGCCTATATCGCTCACCTTCGACATACCTGCCGGAGGCAAGTTGACTTACTTCGTGGCTCCGCACATGGAGCAATAGGCGCCTTCTTTTTGCATGGCCTCGCGGCTGATCGAGGCGTTGTTTAGAGACTACTACAGGAAGGCGCGGTTGGAGATCCCCGAGATAGAGAGGAGGGAGGTCGGCGTCTTGACTCTCGGGGGCGTGATGACTAGACACAAGGCCTTCAGGTCAGTCGAGGAGCTCAGATCTTTCTGCCTTAAAGAGCCCCCGCTGGGCCTCTATTATTCGGTCGCTCTCTACGAGAGACCAGACGAGAAGGACATGGACGCCAAGGGCTGGCTCGGCGCTGATTTAGTCTTCGACATAGACGGCGACCATCTAGACACGCCCAGCTGTAGGGGCATGGAGCTCCTCAACGTCAAATGCCTAGAGGACGCCAAAGAGGAGGCTGTAAAGCTGCTGGAGGCGTTGAGGAACGAGCTGGGCCTCGAGGGGACGCCCGTCTATTCGGGCCACAGGGGCTTCCACGTACATGTGAGGTCGGAAGAGGTGAGAAGCCTCGACTCGAGCGAACGTAGGAGGCTCGTCGACTTCCTAGTGGGGCGCAACCTGGACCCCTCCAAGTTCGAGGCGAGGATAGGGAAGAGGGTAGTAAAGCTCTATGTGGAGGAGCCTCTTGGGAGTCTTGCCAGAATCATGAGGGGCCTCGACGACGGGAGCTACTCCATAAGGATAGACGAGGTGGTGACTACAGACATACATAGGCTCATAAGGGCGCCCGGCTCTTTAAACAACAAGACAGGCTTCATTGCGCTCCCCCTAAGCTCTTCGGATTTGGATAAAGATGCTGACTCCATATTGGAGAAGGCAGTGGCCTTCAAGAAAGGCGAAGTGTTCGTGAGGCTTAAGGAGCCCCTCGAGGAGGTTCTAGGCGTCAAGATAGGCAGAGAAGAGGCCGTCTTGCCGTTATACATTGCGATATATCTACACCTACAGGGCAAGGCGGAGATAGAAGACAAGAGGAAATAAATAGTCGGCCTATACACGACGTGTTAAATAAAATCTACGCCTGGCTCTCAGCCGAGCTCAGCTCGAAGCTATTAGCCAGACCGCCCGCCTCGTCCTATGCGGAGCTCGCCAACGAGATAAACGAAGAGCTGAAGAGGTCGGCCCTGCCCCCAGCCCTAGAGGAGGGCGTGAGGATCCAGCTGGCCAGAGCGCTAGCGTCGGTCATGGAGATTAGGTTGAAGAAAATCGTAGCCGATATATACCAGGGGAGGGAGCCAAGAGACCTAGTGGCCGAAGAGGAGAGGCTCCTCGGCCCTCTAAGAAAGATCTTAGAAACGCCGCCGAAGGCCTCCGGCAAATATGAAATAGTCCTCTTCCTAAATTCGTTTCAGACGATATCCACCTCCGAGTTCAAACAGATCGGGCCTTTCAACAGAGGCGATTTGGCTAAAATACCGGCTGAAGACGCCAAGGAGCTGGAGGCCAAAGGGCTCGTGAAGAGGTTTAGGCTAATCTAGTACCCTCACGACGTGGCCCAATATCTGGGCCCTACCCCCAGTCGGCTGGGCCAATACGCGCCCGCAGACTAGACACCTCACCACCATAGAGGCGTGGCTAAATATGACCTGCTCGTTGCCGCAGTCGGGACAGCGGACCCTCAAGAACTTAGTGCGGGGCTGGGGTATTAAGACCTTGGAGAATCTCGGCGGCATATTACACCAGCTCTACCTTCTTCATTCTGCCTAGAGACTTATGTAGCTTATATCCACATTTAGAGCAGGTGAGCACAAGCGCTATCTTCTTGTTGACCTTGGCGAACCTCTTCTGTTTTGGCTTGGGCGAAGAGCCGTAGCCCTTCAGCTTCCTGTTGTACCTCCTCTGCCCCTCCGCCAACTCCCTCCTCTTGCCTTGGTGGTATATAGAGACGGTATGTTCAGTATAGGCGTCGCACCTGGGGCAGTACGTATTCACCTTTTTCGGAAAACGCATGTCGCGCCATATACTCAGACCTTAAAAACATTACTACAGGGGCGGAGCTCCACGTAGCTCGTATTTATGCGCGGAGTCCCCCCGTAGGGATTCGGCGTGCCGTCGACGACCGCGTTTATGGGCATGCCGTCCAGCCCCCTCGCTATGCCCCTCATTAGGACCACCCCGCGCGGGACCTCGGGGTCGGCTACGAGCTTGACCCTAACCGAAACGCCGCCCGCCTCTATACACGCCACGTCGGCCTTCACGTCGGCCGGATTCACGAACGCGATGGGCTCCGGCTCGCCGTATTCCTCGAAGAATTGGGTGTTAGTGTGGAGGGGCTCCGAGGTGAAGGTAAGGACGTAGCCCCCCTTGGGCCTCTCGTATTTCGGCAGAGGGCTGAGGCCGGCCCTCTCCGCGGCGAGGCTGTAGAACTCCACTCTGCCAGTGGGGGTGTTGAACTTAAGGGGGTCCCCTCTACGTAGGGGGAGGACCCCGGCGGCCCTTAGCTCCGCCAGCTTCACTCCGGCCGGCCTCAACGCGGCGTCCACTGCATCCCAAGGGTCTTCGCGTAGGAGCGGATGTCCCCCGAGGCCGAGCCTCTCGCCCAGCTCCCTCACGACCCAGTATTCCGGCCTCGCCTCGCCTACAGGCTGTACTACCGCCTTGTTGTAAACGAGCAGGTTGTGCCAGTAGCTATAGACCACGTCGTCCTTCTCCAAATATGTAGGCGCGGGGAGGACCAAATCGGCGCACTCGGCGGTCTCGTTGAGGACTATATCGTGAACCGCCAGGAACAAATCGCCGCGCCGGGCGGCCTCACATATCCTATCTCCCTGCGGCAGAGTCATCGCCGGGTTGGCGTTCCAGACGTACAACAGCTCGAAGTTGCCTATAGAGGAGCCCACAAGCCCCATGGGGACGACCCTAGAGGGCTTGCCCGCATGTAGGCCTCTGAGGTAATCGAAATCTATGCCCCAAGCCCCGGAGTTAGAATAGAAGAAGCCTAGGGGGTCGCCCAAGAGGGCGTGTATCAACGAGATGGCCCTCACCGCGTCGCCTCCGTTTAGAGTCCGCCCCAACGAGAAGCCTATTACGGTCTTGGCGCCCGACGCGTAGAGGTCGACCAGCTCGTCGAACTTCCTCCTGTCTATCCCTGCCTCCCTCTCCACGAGGTCGAAGTCGAACTGTTTTACGTAGTCGACAAATTTGTCGAAGCCGTACGTATACCTCTCTATGAAGGTCTTGTCGTAGACTCCTCTCGATATGAGCTCTCTCGCTATTCCCAAAGCCAACACGACGTCGGTGCCCGGCCTTATCAAGACGGGGACATCTGCGGCCTTGACGGTCTCTGTGGGAGCTACGTCTATAGCGGCGGTCTTGGCCTTGGCTCTCTTCACAGAGACCCAGCCGTGTATGAAGCTGACGGCGGCGTTTAGGCCCCAGAAGACCACTGCCCTCGCCGAGGCCAGCTCCTCCGGCAACACGCTCCAGGAGCGGCCCCAGTGGAGCTTCAACGCGGCGTGGCCCTCTGCGCTACAGATGGAGTAGTCGGTCGACGCGGCCCCCAGAGCGTTGAAGAGCCTGGCGGGATAGTACCAAGTCAAAAGGCCTTGGTTGCCGTCGTACTCCACGTGGAGCACCTTGGCGGGATCCGTGGCCTTAAGCCTATCGGCGAGCTCGGCCAAAGCCCTGCCCCAGTCCACCTCTACGAATCCACCCTCCTTTCTGAGAAGAGGCCTCTTGAGCCTCCTCTTGGAGTACAGTCTCCTCACGTCGGCCCTCCCCCTGGGGCAGGTAAAGCCTAAGGTGGGGAACCACTTGACCGGCCTCAAATCGGCGAGCCTCTGCCCGTCGAAGACCGGCTCGAATATACACGTGT
This region includes:
- a CDS encoding DNA primase small subunit domain-containing protein; its protein translation is MASRLIEALFRDYYRKARLEIPEIERREVGVLTLGGVMTRHKAFRSVEELRSFCLKEPPLGLYYSVALYERPDEKDMDAKGWLGADLVFDIDGDHLDTPSCRGMELLNVKCLEDAKEEAVKLLEALRNELGLEGTPVYSGHRGFHVHVRSEEVRSLDSSERRRLVDFLVGRNLDPSKFEARIGKRVVKLYVEEPLGSLARIMRGLDDGSYSIRIDEVVTTDIHRLIRAPGSLNNKTGFIALPLSSSDLDKDADSILEKAVAFKKGEVFVRLKEPLEEVLGVKIGREEAVLPLYIAIYLHLQGKAEIEDKRK
- a CDS encoding 30S ribosomal protein S27e; amino-acid sequence: MPPRFSKVLIPQPRTKFLRVRCPDCGNEQVIFSHASMVVRCLVCGRVLAQPTGGRAQILGHVVRVLD
- a CDS encoding 50S ribosomal protein L31e, encoding MSEGAKVVASREYRISLKRAYWAARPRRAKRAIGIIREFAARHMKVDVKKVKIDTAVNLYVWSRSRERPPRYLDVVLEKREDGTVVVKLKQ
- a CDS encoding M48 family metalloprotease; the protein is MGDLERLAQRLEVRNGVLLVDGEAIDVKRPRLKGLKERAAYLLYLKQLIRDDRHNAAIIGVWKSGRLVEPQEIKLSPLFLLLPFMLSVPPAFILHHTELQLAIGITAILASYFAIFFYLKSKCINADYITIIKTKHNDIDFLRRNKKKILENPEILGEYESYHFRAKGICVVKDRIANAMSFQTPFGSIIMVTTGLLAKLTPEELEAALKHEEGHIKLRHMYKILIFLISEFILRVYLINYIYSNISLYLIGIHLIGASFLYTSLIRLYEYEADRYANSIHLATGLLKVGWNEVVEDVLYPTYSKLRFLIKTHPNTLDRVLRLWTS
- the pcn gene encoding proliferating cell nuclear antigen (pcna), with the translated sequence MAKYVITYTDAKEWSYILDSIAVLVEEAAFIFRQDGMALRSLDPSRTAMVDLFVPKEAFEEYPELQSDLRVGINFKDFKKLLRRLKKGDKISLEVEESKLRVKLIGKSTRSITLPLLETAVEELPTPKVVYTAMVKTASDVLSQALKDADAVADSVKFDVDEEALYIRASSDRGEVEVKLDKGGELVYEFDVKEPASATFSLEYLVDISSKASKVSDIVTIELATAKPISLTFDIPAGGKLTYFVAPHMEQ
- a CDS encoding DUF87 domain-containing protein, encoding MDPLLVALISTAAAAYLWRDGEVPVGLGSGGVVYMPLDKHITIMGPTRSGKTTLAKKIARRSRKKTLVLDWNGEYDIGLKVPAAKLRIDVSGLNKKILVELIGLSLNLNEPSIYFMYRSIKDYKIERPEDLLAAIDSYLTTTKSETEMKAAVLRRLEYILDALSQGKVPIPLLFRYRGNVVLDLSGLSLVEEKVLISSLILTFIYNHFRKNKITKNIELIVIIDEAQNVLSMNIIKHIVTEMAKYGIRAILVTNTLPSEDIMAHTNIIIVKPHISYKLNINHSSIIINDKIYKIYKFF
- a CDS encoding transcription factor S, producing the protein MRFCPRDGSLLVPTRKGETTVLKCPKCGYEEPINDATKSAYRARSVVEKKNEILVASAVAETLPKTKAVCPKCGNEEAYVWMQQTRAADEPPTRFYRCTRCGHTWREYA
- a CDS encoding 50S ribosomal protein L39e, with translation MARNKALGKKVRLAAALKSNRDPPVWVRLKTKNRVLRSPARRHWRRAKLKA
- a CDS encoding helicase C-terminal domain-containing protein; translation: MRILLQAPPGFGKSRRLAKIAVEHGGPAVFFVRSHMEAFQIYSYIASYGGTASLMFGRSALCKFGAKTVAECSALREKGICKARYKYIDRRFAKIEEIYDSGVCPYEYLQALGRQSKITVLPLSYLESQEYLSSIADLLRDAELIVVDEAHNLLLHDLAVEKDLPSTRLCDESLRKCLLLPVVGRLLGGRDVVLASASITRPFSDMFIELLNIKYINRDNIFFDNLIIDIYPVEIRYKNRMKKYVVDLIREIIQSIFKSNKVIVFVPNKELFEYYKRRLKGLPLSDRPLGDLPHIVLTYFGSPLAEGLNIDVDAAVLIGFPLPNIKDPWLKSKMRLIGELGYNGFKYVLLFSAISNSIQAMGRAMRDLEKKEKYIVAVDDRFWRYRWAMPQWFYSSATLRETPKR
- a CDS encoding 30S ribosomal protein S19e, giving the protein MVSVKDVPADLLIKELANYLKTNTTQVKPPVWWMYVKTGANKDRPPADEDWWYIRAASIIRRLYLDGPVGLSRLRTYYGYRAKVGQGMRSERTRKAGGAIIRKILHQLEQAGIVARTKRGRVLTPEGRSLVDRIATKIAKDLVKTRPELAKYLAPPRE
- a CDS encoding DNA replication initiation complex subunit, coding for MLNKIYAWLSAELSSKLLARPPASSYAELANEINEELKRSALPPALEEGVRIQLARALASVMEIRLKKIVADIYQGREPRDLVAEEERLLGPLRKILETPPKASGKYEIVLFLNSFQTISTSEFKQIGPFNRGDLAKIPAEDAKELEAKGLVKRFRLI
- a CDS encoding DNA-binding protein yields the protein MEGFRTIYKYSEKLDSYVIKRITIQFLQDQTRNAKGNLITFRPSKIAQDLSIYSRKDIRAKTVMIRGFLDELVHRGYIAVIKRSARGKVYGLYRSGKLWDLLEKYETDKVLEILESEKLQ
- a CDS encoding molybdopterin-dependent oxidoreductase, translating into MVVACTRDCYDTCIFEPVFDGQRLADLRPVKWFPTLGFTCPRGRADVRRLYSKRRLKRPLLRKEGGFVEVDWGRALAELADRLKATDPAKVLHVEYDGNQGLLTWYYPARLFNALGAASTDYSICSAEGHAALKLHWGRSWSVLPEELASARAVVFWGLNAAVSFIHGWVSVKRAKAKTAAIDVAPTETVKAADVPVLIRPGTDVVLALGIARELISRGVYDKTFIERYTYGFDKFVDYVKQFDFDLVEREAGIDRRKFDELVDLYASGAKTVIGFSLGRTLNGGDAVRAISLIHALLGDPLGFFYSNSGAWGIDFDYLRGLHAGKPSRVVPMGLVGSSIGNFELLYVWNANPAMTLPQGDRICEAARRGDLFLAVHDIVLNETAECADLVLPAPTYLEKDDVVYSYWHNLLVYNKAVVQPVGEARPEYWVVRELGERLGLGGHPLLREDPWDAVDAALRPAGVKLAELRAAGVLPLRRGDPLKFNTPTGRVEFYSLAAERAGLSPLPKYERPKGGYVLTFTSEPLHTNTQFFEEYGEPEPIAFVNPADVKADVACIEAGGVSVRVKLVADPEVPRGVVLMRGIARGLDGMPINAVVDGTPNPYGGTPRINTSYVELRPCSNVFKV
- a CDS encoding 50S ribosomal protein L44e; the encoded protein is MRFPKKVNTYCPRCDAYTEHTVSIYHQGKRRELAEGQRRYNRKLKGYGSSPKPKQKRFAKVNKKIALVLTCSKCGYKLHKSLGRMKKVELV
- a CDS encoding DNA-binding protein produces the protein MAEEGNDEELERLREKKLRELQEQAEMRRRAEELAAQRRLALKRILTPEALARLDNLRIVRPELVEALEQQLIALASSGRVKLPISDEDLKQILAELYEKSRREYRFRF